A portion of the Sabethes cyaneus chromosome 3, idSabCyanKW18_F2, whole genome shotgun sequence genome contains these proteins:
- the LOC128739208 gene encoding probable glutamate--tRNA ligase, mitochondrial, giving the protein MYIIQNTLLRNSISVRSVLQSSFFRSLCSNVPESSDNVRVRFAPSPTGFMHLGGLRTALFNYLFAKSHRGKFILRIEDTDQERLVDGATEKIYQDLKWAGLIPDESPWNEGSYGPYVQSLRYDIYKQEVKKLMEDGRAYYCFCSERRLDLLRKDAIRLRQVPKYDNKCRHLTPGQIAERLAKNDKFCIRFKLDSKADEFQDLIYGKIVYFLAQNEGDPVIIKSDGFPTYHFANVVDDHYMKITHVLRGVEWQISTPKHIQMFQAFGWRPPQYAHLPLVMNSNGSKLSKRQGDVQLDHYRNIGIFPQALLNFITQSGGGFDRDLINIDGPQLKDLVENFDIKKINAHSSRLNPDLLWQCNREEIAYQLQHSPEQADALVKQVIGMLRSEHKDHLKNLDLDEKHVREVLQWAITRIGSLQDLVKGKLSFLWVLPQRTKDTTIDGDVLEVLAKNFASETEIPFTKADISNFLKAFAERNSIAFDQFMKSLRGSLSGLRDGPGVAEMMEILGRDKTIERIRLAAKRR; this is encoded by the exons ATGTATATAATTCAAAATACATTACTGAGAAATTCGATATCCGTAAGATCGGTTCTGCAGTCCAGCTTTTTTCGTAGTTTATGCAGCAATGTTCCAGAATCGAGCGATAATGTGCGAGTACGTTTCGCACCCAGCCCAACCG GTTTTATGCATTTGGGAGGGCTGCGGACCGCTCTGTTCAACTATCTTTTTGCAAAATCACATAGAGGAAAATTTATCCTTCGGATAGAAGACACAGATCAAGAACGATTAGTCGACGGAGCAACCGAAAAAATTTACCAAGATTTGAAATGGGCAGGTTTAATACCGGATGAAAGTCCATGGAACGAAGGGTCATACGGACCTTATGTACAAAGTTTAAGATATGACATATACAAACAAGAGGTCAAAAAACTAATGGAAGATGGTCGAGCTTACTACTGTTTTTGTTCGGAACGGAGATTAGATTTGCTAAGAAAGGATGCCATCCGACTGCGACAAGTACCAAAATATGACAATAAATGCAGACATCTGACGCCGGGTCAAATAGCCGAGCGACTAGCTAAAAACGATAAATTTTGCATACGATTCAAGCTGGATTCAAAAGCGGACGAATTCCAGGATTTGATATATGGCAAGATAGTCTACTTTTTAGCGCAAAACGAAGGAGATCCAGTGATTATCAAATCGGACGGTTTTCCGACCTACCATTTCGCCAATGTAGTTGATGATCATTATATGAAGATAACACACGTTTTACGCGGTGTCGAATGGCAAATATCGACTCCCAAACATATCCAAATGTTCCAGGCTTTCGGATGGAGACCACCACAATATGCTCATTTACCGTTGGTGATGAATTCTAACGGATCTAAGCTAAGTAAACGTCAAGGAGATGTACAGCTAGATCACTACAGAAACATTGGAATATTCCCTCAAGCTTTGTTGAATTTTATTACACAAAGTGGAGGCGGATTCGATCGAGATTTAATAAATATTGACGGCCCGCAGTTAAAGGATCTCGTTGAAAATTTCgatattaaaaaaatcaatgcacACTCTAGTCGGCTCAACCCAGATTTGCTTTGGCAGTGCAATCGGGAGGAAATAGCCTACCAACTGCAGCACTCGCCGGAACAAGCGGATGCCCTGGTGAAGCAAGTGATCGGGATGCTACGAAGCGAGCACAAAGACCACCTCAAAAACTTAGATTTAGATGAAAAGCATGTTCGAGAAGTGTTGCAATGGGCCATCACAAGGATCGGTTCTCTGCAGGATTTAGTCAAGGGAAAACTTTCCTTTTTGTGGGTGCTACCTCAGCGAACAAAAGACACAACAATAGATGGCG ATGTTCTCGAAGTGCTGGCCAAAAACTTTGCAAGCGAAACGGAAATTCCGTTTACCAAAGCCGATATCAGCAACTTTCTTAAGGCATTTGCCGAACGTAATAGCATTGCGTTCGATCAGTTCATGAAATCCCTGCGTGGAAGTCTTAGCGGACTGCGGGATGGTCCCGGTGTGGCTGAGATGATGGAAATTCTCGGACGCGACAAAACCATAGAACGAATTCGTTTGGCTGCGAAAAGAAGATAG
- the LOC128739209 gene encoding serine incorporator 1 isoform X2: MGAVLGLLSAANLACCCTGTACSLCCALCPSSLKSNSTATRFMYALMLLLGAIVGAIMLAPGLQDFLQKVPFCANSTSTAGHLIPTSDTIDCSSAVGYLAVYRICFALCCFFALWAVLMVGVRSSKDPRAALQNGFWGIKFMIVTGIAIGAFFIPETGFGPAWMWVGLIGGFAFILVQLVYIVDFAHQWAEAWVSNYEEEESRGWFAALCCVTGLQFALSLTGIALLYVYFTQADDCSLNKFFITFNMIICLGVSILSIWPKVQEYSPKSGLLQSSMVTLYTIYLTWSAVANNPDAECNPGFLAIIGDKHNKVHFDKTSIIGLVIWMLCILYSTLRSANNVSRLADPEKQATLSDDGGSSSGGHHGGSNEVRDNEEEAVAYSWSLFHVVFITATLYVMMTLTNWYQPNSSLDTLNANAASMWVKIISSWFCVGLYAWTLVAPMVLTDREFN, from the exons ATGGGAGCCGTTTTAGGCCTACTTTCGGCAGCTAAT CTTGCCTGCTGCTGTACTGGTACGGCTTGTTCGCTCTGTTGTGCACTATGTCCGTCGTCGCTCAAGTCCAACTCGACGGCAACTCGGTTTATGTATGCCCTGATGCTGCTACTGGGGGCCATCGTAGGAGCCATAATGCTGGCTCCCGGTTTGCAGGATTTCTTGCAAAAAGTGCCATTTTGTGCAAACTCAACCTCCACCGCTGGACATCTGATTCCAACATCTGATACTATAGATTGTAGCTCCGCCGTTGGCTATCTTGCCGTTTACCGCATCTGTTTTGCATTGTGCTGCTTTTTCGCTCTTTGGGCAGTGTTGATGGTCGGTGTTCGCTCATCCAAAGATCCTCGAGCCGCACTACAGAATGGCTTCTGGGGTATCAAGTTTATGATCGTCACTGGAATCGCTATAGGAGCTTTCTTTATTCCGGAAACGGGATTCGGTCCAGCCTGGATGTGGGTTGGATTAATCGGAGGATTTGCTTTCATCCTCGTCCAGCTAGTCTATATTGTTGACTTTGCACATCAATGGGCTGAAGCATGGGTTAGCAACTACGAAGAAGAGGAGTCACGCGGATGGTTTGCGGCGCTTTGCTGCGTCACCGGGCTGCAGTTTGCTCTATCGTTGACCGGAATCGCTCTGCTCTACGTGTACTTCACGCAAGCTGACGACTGTTCGCTGAACAAGTTTTTCATTACCTTCAATATGATCATCTGCTTAGGAGTCAGCATTTTATCGATCTGGCCGAAAGTTCAAGAATATTCGCCGAAATCTGGACTACTACAAAGTTCGATGGTGACCCTGTATACCATCTATCTGACTTGGTCTGCGGTTGCCAACAATCCTGATGCCGAATGCAATCCGGGCTTTTTGGCCATCATCGGTGATAAACATaacaaagttcatttcgacAAGACTAGCATCATCGGCTTGGTCATCTGGATGCTGTGCATTCTTTATTCGACCCTACGCTCGGCCAACAACGTTTCCCGTCTGGCAGATCCCGAAAAGCAAG CAACCTTAAGTGATGACGGCGGATCCAGCAGCGGCGGACATCATGGTGGCTCGAATGAGGTACGCGACAATGAGGAAGAAGCGGTGGCCTATTCATGGTCACTGTTCCATGTCGTTTTCATCACCGCTACTCTGTATGTGATGATGACACTCACCAATTGGTACCA ACCAAATTCGTCGTTGGACACTTTGAATGCCAACGCTGCTTCTATGTGGGTAAAAATCATTTCGAGCTGGTTCTGCGTAGGACTGTACGCCTGGACCTTGGTAGCACCGATGGTTTTAACAGACCGTGAATTTAACTGA
- the LOC128739209 gene encoding serine incorporator 1 isoform X1 → MGAVLGLLSAANLACCCTGTACSLCCALCPSSLKSNSTATRFMYALMLLLGAIVGAIMLAPGLQDFLQKVPFCANSTSTAGHLIPTSDTIDCSSAVGYLAVYRICFALCCFFALWAVLMVGVRSSKDPRAALQNGFWGIKFMIVTGIAIGAFFIPETGFGPAWMWVGLIGGFAFILVQLVYIVDFAHQWAEAWVSNYEEEESRGWFAALCCVTGLQFALSLTGIALLYVYFTQADDCSLNKFFITFNMIICLGVSILSIWPKVQEYSPKSGLLQSSMVTLYTIYLTWSAVANNPDAECNPGFLAIIGDKHNKVHFDKTSIIGLVIWMLCILYSTLRSANNVSRLADPEKQVLAATLSDDGGSSSGGHHGGSNEVRDNEEEAVAYSWSLFHVVFITATLYVMMTLTNWYQPNSSLDTLNANAASMWVKIISSWFCVGLYAWTLVAPMVLTDREFN, encoded by the exons ATGGGAGCCGTTTTAGGCCTACTTTCGGCAGCTAAT CTTGCCTGCTGCTGTACTGGTACGGCTTGTTCGCTCTGTTGTGCACTATGTCCGTCGTCGCTCAAGTCCAACTCGACGGCAACTCGGTTTATGTATGCCCTGATGCTGCTACTGGGGGCCATCGTAGGAGCCATAATGCTGGCTCCCGGTTTGCAGGATTTCTTGCAAAAAGTGCCATTTTGTGCAAACTCAACCTCCACCGCTGGACATCTGATTCCAACATCTGATACTATAGATTGTAGCTCCGCCGTTGGCTATCTTGCCGTTTACCGCATCTGTTTTGCATTGTGCTGCTTTTTCGCTCTTTGGGCAGTGTTGATGGTCGGTGTTCGCTCATCCAAAGATCCTCGAGCCGCACTACAGAATGGCTTCTGGGGTATCAAGTTTATGATCGTCACTGGAATCGCTATAGGAGCTTTCTTTATTCCGGAAACGGGATTCGGTCCAGCCTGGATGTGGGTTGGATTAATCGGAGGATTTGCTTTCATCCTCGTCCAGCTAGTCTATATTGTTGACTTTGCACATCAATGGGCTGAAGCATGGGTTAGCAACTACGAAGAAGAGGAGTCACGCGGATGGTTTGCGGCGCTTTGCTGCGTCACCGGGCTGCAGTTTGCTCTATCGTTGACCGGAATCGCTCTGCTCTACGTGTACTTCACGCAAGCTGACGACTGTTCGCTGAACAAGTTTTTCATTACCTTCAATATGATCATCTGCTTAGGAGTCAGCATTTTATCGATCTGGCCGAAAGTTCAAGAATATTCGCCGAAATCTGGACTACTACAAAGTTCGATGGTGACCCTGTATACCATCTATCTGACTTGGTCTGCGGTTGCCAACAATCCTGATGCCGAATGCAATCCGGGCTTTTTGGCCATCATCGGTGATAAACATaacaaagttcatttcgacAAGACTAGCATCATCGGCTTGGTCATCTGGATGCTGTGCATTCTTTATTCGACCCTACGCTCGGCCAACAACGTTTCCCGTCTGGCAGATCCCGAAAAGCAAG TCTTAGCAGCAACCTTAAGTGATGACGGCGGATCCAGCAGCGGCGGACATCATGGTGGCTCGAATGAGGTACGCGACAATGAGGAAGAAGCGGTGGCCTATTCATGGTCACTGTTCCATGTCGTTTTCATCACCGCTACTCTGTATGTGATGATGACACTCACCAATTGGTACCA ACCAAATTCGTCGTTGGACACTTTGAATGCCAACGCTGCTTCTATGTGGGTAAAAATCATTTCGAGCTGGTTCTGCGTAGGACTGTACGCCTGGACCTTGGTAGCACCGATGGTTTTAACAGACCGTGAATTTAACTGA
- the LOC128742867 gene encoding probable N-acetyltransferase san: MTRANIELGDVTHHNLKQLKKINTVVLPVLYNDKFYLDVLESGELAKLAYYNDVVVGAVCSRIDTTENMRRLYIMTLGCLYPYRRLGIGSVMVKHILNYVEKDGNFDSIFLHVKVDNEGAIEFYKKFGFEIVETKQHYYKRIEPADAHVLQKTLVKRSGHQQHHHHHNGIASGNNNNNQINQSSQSIQNSTSQQQAPEKNR; the protein is encoded by the exons ATGACCCG AGCTAACATTGAACTGGGCGATGTGACCCACCACAACCTGAAGCAGCTGAAGAAGATCAACACGGTGGTGCTGCCGGTTTTGTACAATGACAAGTTCTACCTGGATGTGCTGGAATCGGGAGAGCTAGCCAAACTTGCCTACTATAACGACGTGGTTGTCGGTGCGGTCTGTTCTCGAATAGATACTACCGAAAATATGCGAAGGTTGTATATTATGACGCTGGGCTGTCTGTACCCTTATCGACGGTTGGGTATTGGTAGTGTGATGGTCAAGCACATATTAAACTACGTAGAAAAGGACGGTAACTTTGATAGCATATTCCTGCACGTCAAGGTGGATAATGAAGGAGCGATCGAGTTTTACAAGAAGTTTGGATTCGAAATCGTCGAAACTAAACAGCACTATTACAAGCGTATTGAGCCGGCAGATGCGCACGTTTTACAGAAAACCTTGGTCAAGCGATCCGGGCATCAACAGCACCATCATCATCACAACGGGATAGCCTCTGGAAATAATAacaacaatcagatcaatcagAGTAGTCAAAGTATTCAGAATTCGACTTCCCAGCAGCAGGCGCCAGAAAAGAATCGATAA